One Pararge aegeria chromosome 1, ilParAegt1.1, whole genome shotgun sequence genomic region harbors:
- the LOC120623739 gene encoding glycine-rich cell wall structural protein 1.8-like isoform X1, whose product MAPIYLIFLLCALVSGYRRDSSVGRQASNSAGLNGLGGSASSGLGETGSGLLGSGSYGSASGFGSSGADASRGLGGFSSGSSESGGYGSQSEQYQGNAGRGPGSSSGSSGLGAGGYGSNAAGAGGYGSGAGGYSSSAGGYGSGAGGAGGYASGAGGAGAYHSGATGAGGYSESSGYGGASGSNGQGSEGYRGGSGLGGSGGSAGGYSMDAGGAESYGSGTGGYGSGAGGAGGYGSGAGGAGGYGSGAGGAGSYGSGAGGYGSGTGGARGHGSGAGGGGGYGSGAGGAGGYGSGAQGAGSYGSSAGGAGGYSSGAGDSQGAAAGYRGSKGSSRSVASSKNLNLLGLRADHNGLTEQDVKALSDARRRYGLQYVPQYPQRLPHPYPQTLPHRLPYGLQSGYSQVPLFNNHPFSRSMSGASTSEGQSKSRNVGTKGASGGSAGVGGYTSEQGGSSGLGGGSYSASGAGISNGLGDASGYSGSLGHGGSSALNGQGYREGSSGYGAAGGYGSGSGSAGGYGSGSGSAGGYGSGSSSAGGYGSGSGSAGGYGSGSGNAGGYGSGAGGAGGYGSGSGGAGGYGSGSGNAGGYGSGASNAGGYGSGAGRYGSGSSSASGSGDASGYSGSSGHGGADGLSGHGSENYREGSTNLGSAGGYGSGVASAGGYGSGAGSTGGYGSSAGNAGGYGSGAGSAGGYGSGAGSAGGYGSGAGSAGGYGSGAGSAGGYGAGAGSAGGYGSGAGGVSGGSASLGGASGYSGYSGSGLGGAGSEGYRGGPSSQGGAGGYGGASGMSGYGSGASGNDGAAGYNSGLGGSGSSGYVSGSSNSESDLYHKSDASLARLHHVSSRL is encoded by the exons ATGGCTCCAATCTACTTGATATTCTTACTCTGCGCGCTTGTAAGCGGTTACAGACGTGATTCGAGCGTAGGCCGCCAAGCATCGAACTCAGCAGGATTGAATGGCTTGGGAGGTTCAGCTTCAAGTGGTTTAGGAGAAACAGGAAGTGGACTGCTTGGATCAGGCAGCTATGGTAGTGCCAGTGGATTTGGTTCAAGCGGCGCAGATGCATCACGCGGCTTGGGTGGTTTTAGTAGTGGTTCGAGTGAATCGGGTGGATATGGTAGTCAGAGTGAACAATATCAGGGAAATGCAGGACGCGGACCTGGTAGCTCGAGTGGTTCGAGTGGTTTGGGTGCCGGAGGGTATGGGTCAAATGCAGCAGGTGCAGGAGGTTATGGCTCGGGTGCAGGAGGTTACAGCTCGAGTGCAGGTGGTTACGGATCGGGCGCAGGAGGTGCAGGAGGTTATGCATCGGGAGCTGGAGGTGCTGGAGCGTACCATAGTGGTGCTACTGGTGCAGGAGGCTATAGTGAGAGCTCGGGGTATGGTGGGGCCAGTGGCTCAAATGGTCAAGGATCTGAAGGATACAGAGGAGGGTCTGGCTTAGGAGGCTCTGGTGGGAGTGCTGGTGGCTACAGCATGGATGCTGGGGGCGCCGAAAGTTACGGATCGGGTACAGGAG GCTATGGCTCGGGTGCAGGAGGCGCAGGAGGTTATGGCTCGGGTGCAGGAGGTGCAGGAGGTTATGGCTCGGGTGCAGGAGGCGCAGGAAGTTATGGCTCAGGTGCAGGAGGTTATGGCTCGGGTACAGGAGGTGCAAGAGGTCATGGCTCGGGTGCAGGAGGCGGAGGAGGTTATGGCTCGGGTGCAGGAGGTGCAGGAGGTTATGGCTCGGGTGCACAAGGCGCAGGAAGTTATGGCTCGAGTGCAGGAGGCGCGGGAGGTTATAGTTCTGGTGCGGGTGATAGTCAAGGAGCTGCTGCTGGTTATAGGGGCTCAAAGGGATCTTCACGCTCAGTTGCTAGTTCaaagaatttaaatttactagGACTTCGAGCAGATCACAACGGGCTTACTGAACAAGACGTTAAGGCATTATCTGATGCAAGACGTAGATATGGTTTGCAATATGTACCACAATATCCTCAGAGATTACCACATCCATACCCTCAAACACTACCTCACAGATTACCTTACGGGCTACAATCTGGGTATTCGCAAGTACCTTTGTTCAACAATCATCCATTTTCTAGGAGTATGAGCGGTGCTAGTACAAGTGAAGGTCAAAGCAAGTCCAGAAACGTAGGGACAAAGGGTGCTAGTGGTGGTTCGGCAGGTGTAGGAGGTTATACTAGTGAACAAGGCGGATCCAGTGGGTTAGGAGGCGGTAGTTATAGTGCATCAGGCGCTGGTATTTCCAATGGTTTAGGAGACGCTAGTGGTTATAGTGGCAGTTTAGGACATGGTGGGTCCAGTGCGCTAAACGGGCAAGGTTATAGGGAAGGCTCTAGTGGTTACGGAGCTGCAGGAGGCTATGGATCAGGCTCAGGTAGTGCAGGAGGCTATGGATCAGGTTCAGGTAGTGCAGGAGGTTATGGATCAGGCTCAAGTAGTGCAGGAGGCTATGGATCAGGTTCAGGTAGTGCAGGAGGCTATGGATCAGGTTCAGGTAATGCCGGAGGCTATGGTTCGGGTGCAGGAGGTGCAGGAGGCTATGGATCAGGTTCAGGAGGTGCGGGCGGCTACGGATCAGGTTCAGGTAATGCTGGAGGTTATGGGTCAGGTGCAAGTAATGCAGGAGGCTATGGATCGGGTGCAGGACGTTATGGCAGTGGATCTAGTAGTGCCAGTGGCTCAGGAGATGCTAGTGGTTATAGTGGAAGTTCAGGGCATGGTGGAGCTGATGGATTAAGTGGGCACGGATCAGAAAATTATAGAGAAGGCTCCACCAACTTAGGTAGTGCAGGTGGCTATGGATCGGGTGTAGCTAGTGCAGGAGGTTATGGATCGGGTGCAGGTAGTACGGGAGGATATGGATCAAGTGCAGGCAATGCGGGAGGTTATGGATCGGGTGCAGGTAGTGCGGGAGGTTATGGATCGGGTGCAGGTAGTGCGGGAGGTTATGGATCGGGTGCAGGTAGTGCGGGAGGTTATGGATCGGGTGCAGGTAGTGCGGGAGGTTATGGAGCGGGTGCCGGAAGTGCAGGAGGCTATGGATCGGGTGCAGGAGGTGTTTCTGGTGGTTCAGCTAGTTTAGGAGGTGCTAGTGGTTATAGTGGTTATAGTGGTTCAGGGCTCGGTGGGGCTGGTTCAGAAGGCTATAGGGGAGGCCCTAGCAGTCAAGGGGGTGCAGGAGGTTATGGAGGAGCTAGCGGTATGAGTGGCTATGGAAGCGGAGCGAGTGGAAATGATGGAGCAGCTGGTTATAATAGCGGTTTAGGTGGATCTGGTTCGAGCGGTTATGTTAGTGGATCTAGTAATTCAGAAAGTGACTTGTATCATAAATCCGACGCATCTTTGGCACGCTTGCACCACGTTAGCTCTCGATTGTGA
- the LOC120623739 gene encoding glycine-rich cell wall structural protein 1.8-like isoform X2, producing MAPIYLIFLLCALVSGYRRDSSVGRQASNSAGLNGLGGSASSGLGETGSGLLGSGSYGSASGFGSSGADASRGLGGFSSGSSESGGYGSQSEQYQGNAGRGPGSSSGSSGLGAGGYGSNAAGAGGYGSGAGGYSSSAGGYGSGAGGAGGYASGAGGAGAYHSGATGAGGYSESSGYGGASGSNGQGSEGYRGGSGLGGSGGSAGGYSMDAGGAESYGSGTGGYGSGAGGAGGYGSGAGGAGGYGSGAGGAGSYGSGAGGYGSGTGGARGHGSGAGGGGGYGSGAGGAGGYGSGAQGAGSYGSSAGGAGGYSSGAGDSQGAAAGYRGSKGSSRSVASSKNLNLLGLRADHNGLTEQDVKALSDARRRYGLQYVPQYPQRLPHPYPQTLPHRLPYGLQSGYSQVPLFNNHPFSRSMSGASTSEGQSKSRNVGTKGASGGSAGVGGYTSEQGGSSGLGGGSYSASGAGISNGLGDASGYSGSLGHGGSSALNGQGYREGSSGYGAAGGYGSGSGSAGGYGSGSGNAGGYGSGAGGAGGYGSGSGGAGGYGSGSGNAGGYGSGASNAGGYGSGAGRYGSGSSSASGSGDASGYSGSSGHGGADGLSGHGSENYREGSTNLGSAGGYGSGVASAGGYGSGAGSTGGYGSSAGNAGGYGSGAGSAGGYGSGAGSAGGYGSGAGSAGGYGSGAGSAGGYGAGAGSAGGYGSGAGGVSGGSASLGGASGYSGYSGSGLGGAGSEGYRGGPSSQGGAGGYGGASGMSGYGSGASGNDGAAGYNSGLGGSGSSGYVSGSSNSESDLYHKSDASLARLHHVSSRL from the exons ATGGCTCCAATCTACTTGATATTCTTACTCTGCGCGCTTGTAAGCGGTTACAGACGTGATTCGAGCGTAGGCCGCCAAGCATCGAACTCAGCAGGATTGAATGGCTTGGGAGGTTCAGCTTCAAGTGGTTTAGGAGAAACAGGAAGTGGACTGCTTGGATCAGGCAGCTATGGTAGTGCCAGTGGATTTGGTTCAAGCGGCGCAGATGCATCACGCGGCTTGGGTGGTTTTAGTAGTGGTTCGAGTGAATCGGGTGGATATGGTAGTCAGAGTGAACAATATCAGGGAAATGCAGGACGCGGACCTGGTAGCTCGAGTGGTTCGAGTGGTTTGGGTGCCGGAGGGTATGGGTCAAATGCAGCAGGTGCAGGAGGTTATGGCTCGGGTGCAGGAGGTTACAGCTCGAGTGCAGGTGGTTACGGATCGGGCGCAGGAGGTGCAGGAGGTTATGCATCGGGAGCTGGAGGTGCTGGAGCGTACCATAGTGGTGCTACTGGTGCAGGAGGCTATAGTGAGAGCTCGGGGTATGGTGGGGCCAGTGGCTCAAATGGTCAAGGATCTGAAGGATACAGAGGAGGGTCTGGCTTAGGAGGCTCTGGTGGGAGTGCTGGTGGCTACAGCATGGATGCTGGGGGCGCCGAAAGTTACGGATCGGGTACAGGAG GCTATGGCTCGGGTGCAGGAGGCGCAGGAGGTTATGGCTCGGGTGCAGGAGGTGCAGGAGGTTATGGCTCGGGTGCAGGAGGCGCAGGAAGTTATGGCTCAGGTGCAGGAGGTTATGGCTCGGGTACAGGAGGTGCAAGAGGTCATGGCTCGGGTGCAGGAGGCGGAGGAGGTTATGGCTCGGGTGCAGGAGGTGCAGGAGGTTATGGCTCGGGTGCACAAGGCGCAGGAAGTTATGGCTCGAGTGCAGGAGGCGCGGGAGGTTATAGTTCTGGTGCGGGTGATAGTCAAGGAGCTGCTGCTGGTTATAGGGGCTCAAAGGGATCTTCACGCTCAGTTGCTAGTTCaaagaatttaaatttactagGACTTCGAGCAGATCACAACGGGCTTACTGAACAAGACGTTAAGGCATTATCTGATGCAAGACGTAGATATGGTTTGCAATATGTACCACAATATCCTCAGAGATTACCACATCCATACCCTCAAACACTACCTCACAGATTACCTTACGGGCTACAATCTGGGTATTCGCAAGTACCTTTGTTCAACAATCATCCATTTTCTAGGAGTATGAGCGGTGCTAGTACAAGTGAAGGTCAAAGCAAGTCCAGAAACGTAGGGACAAAGGGTGCTAGTGGTGGTTCGGCAGGTGTAGGAGGTTATACTAGTGAACAAGGCGGATCCAGTGGGTTAGGAGGCGGTAGTTATAGTGCATCAGGCGCTGGTATTTCCAATGGTTTAGGAGACGCTAGTGGTTATAGTGGCAGTTTAGGACATGGTGGGTCCAGTGCGCTAAACGGGCAAGGTTATAGGGAAGGCTCTAGTGGTTACGGAGCTGCAGGAGGCTATGGATCAGGCTCAG GTAGTGCAGGAGGCTATGGATCAGGTTCAGGTAATGCCGGAGGCTATGGTTCGGGTGCAGGAGGTGCAGGAGGCTATGGATCAGGTTCAGGAGGTGCGGGCGGCTACGGATCAGGTTCAGGTAATGCTGGAGGTTATGGGTCAGGTGCAAGTAATGCAGGAGGCTATGGATCGGGTGCAGGACGTTATGGCAGTGGATCTAGTAGTGCCAGTGGCTCAGGAGATGCTAGTGGTTATAGTGGAAGTTCAGGGCATGGTGGAGCTGATGGATTAAGTGGGCACGGATCAGAAAATTATAGAGAAGGCTCCACCAACTTAGGTAGTGCAGGTGGCTATGGATCGGGTGTAGCTAGTGCAGGAGGTTATGGATCGGGTGCAGGTAGTACGGGAGGATATGGATCAAGTGCAGGCAATGCGGGAGGTTATGGATCGGGTGCAGGTAGTGCGGGAGGTTATGGATCGGGTGCAGGTAGTGCGGGAGGTTATGGATCGGGTGCAGGTAGTGCGGGAGGTTATGGATCGGGTGCAGGTAGTGCGGGAGGTTATGGAGCGGGTGCCGGAAGTGCAGGAGGCTATGGATCGGGTGCAGGAGGTGTTTCTGGTGGTTCAGCTAGTTTAGGAGGTGCTAGTGGTTATAGTGGTTATAGTGGTTCAGGGCTCGGTGGGGCTGGTTCAGAAGGCTATAGGGGAGGCCCTAGCAGTCAAGGGGGTGCAGGAGGTTATGGAGGAGCTAGCGGTATGAGTGGCTATGGAAGCGGAGCGAGTGGAAATGATGGAGCAGCTGGTTATAATAGCGGTTTAGGTGGATCTGGTTCGAGCGGTTATGTTAGTGGATCTAGTAATTCAGAAAGTGACTTGTATCATAAATCCGACGCATCTTTGGCACGCTTGCACCACGTTAGCTCTCGATTGTGA